The genomic DNA CTACCCGACGCTCACCTGGGCGGATATCGGCGCCATCGGCTGGCTGGTGGACGGCGCGGCGATCATGAACCAGATCCCCCTCTGCCGTTGCTCCTACGGCCCCTATGCCCGCGCCATGATCCGCGTCTGCAAGGAGGAGAGCTTCCACCAGCGCCAGGGCTACGAGATCATGCTGACGCTGTGCCGCGGCTCCGAGGAGCAGAAGGCGATGGCGCAGGACGCGCTGAACCGCTGGTGGTGGCCCTGCCTGATGATGTTCGGCCCGCCGGATGCGGCCAGCCAGCATTCCGACCAGTCCACGCGCTGGAAGATCAAGCGCTTCTCCAATGACGAGCTGCGCCAGCGCTTCGTCGATGCCACCGTGCCGCAGGCGAAGTATCTCGGCCTGACCATCCCCGATCCGGAACTGCGCTTCGTGCCGCCCCCGGCGGATGCGCCCGAAGGCGCGACGGGCCACTGGCATTACGGCGCGATCGACTGGGCGGAGTTCAAGCAGGTCCTGGCCGGCAACGG from Roseomonas gilardii includes the following:
- the paaA gene encoding 1,2-phenylacetyl-CoA epoxidase subunit PaaA, which translates into the protein MYTQALNQKDEPRDIPMLEDAEAAARFQARVDAEERIEPNDWMPEAYRRTLVRQISQHAHSEIVGMLPEGNWITRAPSLRRKAALLAKVQDECGHGLYLYAAAETLGVTREALTDQLLSGKAKYSSIFNYPTLTWADIGAIGWLVDGAAIMNQIPLCRCSYGPYARAMIRVCKEESFHQRQGYEIMLTLCRGSEEQKAMAQDALNRWWWPCLMMFGPPDAASQHSDQSTRWKIKRFSNDELRQRFVDATVPQAKYLGLTIPDPELRFVPPPADAPEGATGHWHYGAIDWAEFKQVLAGNGPCNRERLAVRNKSHREGAWVREAALAHAAKRNARRAAAA